One window from the genome of Mustela lutreola isolate mMusLut2 chromosome 11, mMusLut2.pri, whole genome shotgun sequence encodes:
- the ZNF396 gene encoding zinc finger protein 396 encodes MSAELRKSSLLPHTSEGSDSALRVKMEEEEQTCDLDSHLPWSSCCSPETFRQWFRQFGYQESPGPREALSQLRELCHQWLRPEVNTKEQILELLVLEQFLAILPDELQAWLRERRPENGEEAVTLLEELEKELDEPAEQVLFGQSEDKLAEKLASWEITQESPCSRIKSVKQQLPLASREFYSRQKAKDTKTTNVNSASTQKTSPGIELHSTISNTLHLDAPQSCTYRRACEQDGNFERRRRNPFGKKQHKCDECGKVFSQSSALILHQRIHSGEKPYACDVCAKAFSRSAVLIQHRRTHTGEKPYKCHECGKAFSQSSNLLRHRKRHTKEKVPSAL; translated from the exons ATGTCTGCAGAGCTGAGAAAGTCATCACTTCTTCCACACACTTCAGAGGGATCTGACAGCGCTCTGAGAGTgaagatggaagaggaagagCAGACCTGTGATCTGGACTCCCACCTCCCCTGGAGCAGCTGCTGCAGCCCAGAGACCTTCCGCCAGTGGTTCAGGCAGTTTGGCTACCAGGAGTCCCCTGGTCCCCGGGAGGCTCTGAGCCAGCTCCGGGAGCTTTGCCATCAGTGGCTGAGGCCAGAGGTGAACACCAAGGAGCAGATCCTGGAGTTGCTGGTGCTGGAGCAGTTCCTGGCCATCCTGCCTGATGAGCTACAGGCCTGGCTTCGAGAGCGCCGGCCTGAAAATGGAGAGGAGGCCGTCACTCTGctggaggagctggagaaggagcttGATGAGCCAGCTGAGCAG GTCCTTTTTGGACAAAGTGAGGACAAGCTTGCAGAGAAACTGGCATCTTGGGAAATCACTCAGGAGTCACCATGTAGCCGGATCAAGTCCGTAAAGCAGCAGCTGCCATTGGCTTCAAGGGAGTTCTACTCAAGACAAAAAG CTAAAGACACGAAAACTACAAATGTGAATTCAGCTTCAACACAAAAGACTTCTCCAGGTATAGAACTGCATTCCACTATTTCCAACACCCTTCATCTGGACGCTCCCCAGAGTTGCACATATAGAAGAGCCTGTGAACAAGATGGCAACTTTGAAAGAAGACGGAGAAAcccttttggaaaaaaacaacacaagtGTGATGAATGTGGCAAAGTCTTCAGTCAAAGCTCAGCCCTCATACTCCACCAGAGAATCCACAGCGGGGAAAAGCCTTATGCGTGTGATGTGTGTGCAAAGGCTTTCAGCCGGAGTGCCGTCCTGATTCAGCATCGAAGAACACACACTGGGGAAAAACCCTACAAGTGTCatgaatgtgggaaggcctttagtCAGAGCTCAAATCTTCTCAGACATAGGAAAAGACACACGAAAGAAAAAGTCCCATCAGCATTGTAA